The Cystobacter ferrugineus genome includes a window with the following:
- the lipB gene encoding lipoyl(octanoyl) transferase LipB has protein sequence MNTLTVYRLGQVEYEDGLQLMKLFGETRRQGLCGDVLLLLEHPPVLTLGRAAKRENVVADDARLAEEHIGLFQTDRGGDVTYHGPGQLVGYPIFLLPEHRQDVRRYVRDVEQCMHRTLAEYGLSSSTIPKWPGVWLGGEATHDARKIAAIGVHLARWLTTHGFALNVNTHLEHFQLIVPCGIREAGVTSLQRELGHPVPMAEVEEKVARHFADVFELQRVEAPPPTRTVSVTLLKGEGADTRVLLLRRRPHRGGFWQIVTGRLEPGESPREAAARELFEETGLRADVVDLDYRHAFAVGNTVPPRLVEENAFAARCDGGFEVRLGDEHDAAEWVDVPTALERLPFRGLREGVERALQRGARDVRG, from the coding sequence GTGAACACTCTGACGGTCTATCGGCTCGGTCAGGTCGAGTACGAGGATGGCTTGCAGCTCATGAAGCTCTTCGGCGAGACCCGGCGGCAGGGCCTCTGCGGGGACGTGTTGCTGCTGCTCGAGCACCCGCCGGTGCTCACCCTGGGCCGGGCCGCCAAACGCGAGAACGTCGTCGCGGACGATGCGCGGCTGGCCGAGGAGCACATCGGGTTGTTCCAGACGGACCGGGGCGGCGATGTCACCTATCACGGCCCCGGACAGCTCGTGGGCTACCCCATCTTCCTGCTGCCCGAGCACCGCCAGGACGTGCGCCGCTACGTGCGGGATGTCGAGCAGTGCATGCACCGCACGCTCGCCGAGTATGGCCTGTCCTCGTCGACGATTCCCAAGTGGCCCGGGGTGTGGCTCGGCGGAGAGGCGACGCACGATGCCCGGAAGATCGCCGCCATCGGGGTGCATCTGGCGCGCTGGCTCACCACGCATGGCTTCGCGCTCAACGTGAACACGCACCTGGAGCACTTCCAGCTCATCGTTCCCTGTGGCATCCGCGAAGCGGGCGTCACGTCGCTGCAGCGCGAGCTGGGCCACCCCGTGCCCATGGCCGAGGTGGAGGAGAAGGTGGCGCGGCACTTCGCCGACGTCTTCGAGCTCCAGCGCGTCGAGGCCCCGCCACCCACGCGCACCGTGAGCGTCACGCTCCTCAAGGGCGAAGGCGCCGACACCCGCGTGCTGCTCTTGCGCCGGCGTCCTCATCGGGGCGGCTTCTGGCAGATCGTCACCGGACGGCTGGAGCCGGGCGAGTCACCTCGCGAGGCCGCCGCGCGTGAGCTGTTCGAGGAGACCGGACTGCGCGCCGACGTGGTGGATCTGGACTACCGCCATGCCTTCGCGGTGGGCAACACGGTGCCGCCCCGGCTCGTCGAGGAGAATGCCTTCGCCGCCCGCTGCGACGGCGGCTTCGAGGTGCGGCTGGGGGACGAGCACGATGCCGCCGAGTGGGTGGATGTTCCCACGGCGCTCGAGCGGCTGCCCTTCCGGGGGCTGCGCGAGGGCGTGGAGCGCGCCCTCCAGCGCGGCGCGCGCGACGTCAGAGGGTGA